One genomic segment of Clavelina lepadiformis chromosome 3, kaClaLepa1.1, whole genome shotgun sequence includes these proteins:
- the LOC143448219 gene encoding uncharacterized protein LOC143448219 isoform X1, which yields MDLAVLTQVIILLNVVLHAQGFSSPFSELWTVSRTFADGGFEGDVKLPVLQRTTSGWELTLRFDKPVKGLQIWRGEINDIAPDFTYYVITNQPWNAYLQRGSTFDFHVLGYSQGGLPSLEVTFQNEVFGRTSAPSAGVDEKDENFFVDYDEVIRLSLKFFEAKRSGKMPEDNRISWKGDSGLYDGGAEGFDLTGGYYIGGDYIKFGFPMAFAITQLAWGALEFAGGYQKAGETVNLLKAIKWGTDYFVKAHVEENVLFGMVGDPSIGHGLWEGGFNMNWRRPAFKLTSTDPGSDLAAETAAALAAAALLFARHNEAYSFGLIRHAEQLYRFADTNRAKYDAFSIPGARAYYPSSDYGDELVWAALWLHKATHEKSYLDDAIVKYDEFRLAKQNTDKGLNYDNKILAVQVLLSELTGEYNTYMSPVLRFCDKWSSPIAPTTPDGLLSMPKVKAPMGFVANTAFLCAVAADQSLNATEAEIYKLMAANQVAEILGRNEGRSYMVGYGKDFPSSLHDRESSCPSPSRTCGWDFFKSPHYENANQLTGALVGGPDASGNLEDTRKNFVGNQPHILHNSAFQSAVAALSQFNLGLSSGPLVALDPSTIQELVFPNEVVVQFDACISDPCENNGVCNNIEGLNYLCQCPENVFGRNCENRLTPVMKWVNTWNIGAEVNFQLPNVRPVKPWQLKINFPSDCPLQEIEVWNICINVLDSSRENGELFLQQIDWQRDMDSLGMRFQFTDPRFVRNCFREESFRFLVVEEGSQSLVYNGADDCPRNLPHAFEGSGSGYFDELQEHSSSTSTDHRTSTTNVFSGIEELFVPTLPSLVSPPPVVQPTLVPTEAPTAPIFELPSEVAPGQLVEPTLIPTPRPPPAFGGSESTEVQLSGLPAKLVWQSTWVTGGQGEVHVEDSRPNENGEWILRMQFPPQCPIIGAQFWGACSIASLNDPQNGVFVFEQIGWQIYQSFFGFTVYFQSKNGYTSQECFLESGFTFTYEVSVKAHNTDVNNCPKEFRDIKPENSSQPDNTLGRGLIVTHGTLIPPDVALPQTTQPPVPSVEQLEADVMSDTEIELKWNQPEQGNVEIVYNPSPTEDTDSNAPDAIVIKKSALPDYTDIKSVERRLQVPKYSSSVLVGDLLPGMRYHFTGKLVKDGNAGPPTSLFVTTPPKDVQNFRAVSLNDSTIEISWLHGAGVHETYKVTYFPQGDTGYPKSPFNVPGGSTSAVISGLSKDTDFVVSVVAKSGNSMSDGVFEFVKTVADQCSSATCSFNEICINQPTGPVCVCQRGYVGPPCVDVDECSGVNTCHANATCQNTIGSYSCSCKLGFNGNGVACYDIDECSSGNSPCTGPCTNTIGSYFCSCPIGFTGLVEACVDIDECTSGISTCPVHTTCVNNHGSYSCSCGEGFSLLGTECIDIDECDAGIVSCPEHSICSNTDGSYSCVCTKGFLNIEGNCADLDECSIGSHECHVNATCHNTIGGFYCTCETGFQGNGQACDVLDADECLTGAHSCSVNARCTKTLGSYSCSCLPGYTGDGRTCQSLFGGPEVNECTLGTHNCHVHARCTDTSDSYDCTCQTGYVGDGSICEDIDECSFSQSANLCPIANSKCFNLEGSFRCECDVGWRAEENTCVDTDECALDTHDCHENGSCVNTPGSFSCFCNPGFEGDGRLCVVAEFDALASIQASDTASVDDCTLGTHNCHEHARCTATIGSFDCTCRTGYLGNGVHCEDIDECSFSQSANLCPIANSKCVNLAGSFRCECDVGWRAEENACVDTDECALDMHDCHDNGSCINTPGSFWCVCPPGYEGDGKTCTEIIPAAPAAVDECTLGTHNCHVHARCSDTLESYECICEVGYGGNGTYCQDIDKCSLDQPLVRCPIANSKCVNLEGSFTCECDVGWKADGNACVDTDECALDTHDCYNNESCVNTPGSFWCVCPPGYEGDGKICTEIIPAAPAAVDECTLGTHNCHVHARCSDTLESYDCICEVGYGGNGTYCQDIDECSFAQSLNLCPIANSKCVNLEGTFRCECDVGWKADGNACVDTDECALATHDCHTNASCTNSPGSFNCSCHPGFKGDGRTCTDACASGPCHANANCTNATGGHSCACKPGFAGDGVNECSDVNECLDLASSGCHSKAICMNGNGSYQCICFPGFTGDGRTCTAI from the exons ATGGATCTCGCTGTTTTGACACAAGTTATAATTCTTTTAAACGTCGTTTTACATGCTCAGGGATTCTCTAGTCCTTTCTCAGAATTATGGACTGTATCAC GCACCTTTGCAGACGGTGGATTTGAGGGAGATGTAAAGTTACCAGTCTTGCAAAGGACAACTTCCGGATGGGAATTGACTTTGCGCTTCGACAAGCCAGTGAAAGGACTGCAG ATCTGGCGTGGTGAAATAAATGATATTGCACCAGACTTTACCTACTACGTCATAACCAACCAACCGTGGAATGCGTATCTACAAAGGGGATCTACATTCGACTTCCACGTTTTGGGTTATTCTCAAGGTGGTTTGCCTTCGTTGGAGGTTACTTTCCAAAATGAAGTCTTTGGTAGGACATCGGCCCCTTCCGCAGGAGTGGACGAAAAAGATGAAA ACTTTTTTGTCGACTATGACGAAGTAATTCGGCTATCACTGAAGTTTTTTGAGGCTAAACGTTCCGGTAAAATGCCAGAGGATAACAGGATCAGTTGGAAAGGAGATTCCGGTTTATACGATGGTGGTGCAGAAGGCTTTGACTTGACCGGTGGTTATTACATCG GCGGAGATTATATTAAGTTTGGCTTTCCTATGGCATTCGCGATTACACAGCTGGCTTGGGGAGCTCTGGAATTTGCAGGGGGCTACCAAAAAGCCGGAGAAACAGTAAATCTTCTGAAAGCGATAAAATGGGGAACCGATTACTTTGTGAAGGCTCATGTTGAAGAAAACGTGTTGTTTGGAATG GTGGGCGACCCCAGCATAGGGCATGGGCTATGGGAAGGTGGATTTAACATGAACTGGAGAAGACCAGCTTTCAAGTTGACCTCGACCGACCCCGGATCGGACCTGGCTGCCGAGACAGCCGCAGCCCTGGCAGCAGCAGCACTTCTGTTCGCAAGACATA ACGAAGCGTATTCTTTTGGCTTGATACGTCATGCCGAACAGCTTTATCGCTTTGCTGACACCAACCGGGCAAAATATGACGCTTTTTCCATCCCTGGAGCTCGCGCTTACTACCC ATCAAGCGATTACGGTGACGAACTTGTTTGGGCAGCTCTCTGGCTCCATAAAGCGACACACGAAAAATCCTATCTTGATGACGCAATTGTTAAATACGACGAATTCCGGTTAGCCAAACAGAACACGGACAAAGGACTAAATTATGACAATAAGATACTTGCTGTGCAG GTTCTTTTGTCCGAATTGACCGGTGAATACAACACTTACATGTCCCCCGTACTTCGATTTTGCGACAAGTGGAGCTCACCCATCGCCCCAACCACCCCAGATGGTTTACTTAGCATGCCGAAAGTGAAGGCCCCAATGGGGTTCGTAG CGAACACGGCGTTCCTTTGCGCGGTGGCCGCCGACCAATCTCTGAACGCGACTGAAGCGGAAATCTACAAATTGATGGCCGCAAATCAGGTGGCTGAGATCCTGGGACGAAATGAGGGCCGGAGCTACATGGTGGGGTACGGAAAAGATTTTCCCTCCTCCTTGCACGACCGAGAAAG TTCCTGTCCCAGTCCATCCCGCACGTGCGGATGGGACTTCTTTAAATCCCCCCATTACGAGAACGCCAATCAACTGACGGGCGCCTTGGTAGGGGGTCCAGATGCGAGCGGGAATCTTGAGGACACCAG GAAAAATTTTGTCGGTAATCAGCCGCATATTCTGCACAACTCAGCGTTTCAATCGGCCGTTGCCGCCCTCTCGCAGTTTAACCTGGGATTATCTAGCGGCCCCTTGGTGGCGCTTGACCCCTCTACAATCCAAGAATTAGTTTTTCCAAATGAAGTCGTTGTCCAATTCGACG CCTGTATATCGGATCCGTGTGAAAACAACGGGGTGTGCAATAACATCGAAGGCCTCAATTATCTGTGCCAGTGCCCGGAAAATGTTTTTGGGAGAAATTGCGAAAATC GTCTGACCCCGGTGATGAAATGGGTGAATACCTGGAATATTGGGGCCGAAGTCAATTTTCAGTTACCCAACGTTCGTCCAGTGAAGCCTTGGCAACTGAAAATAAACTTCCCAAGCGACTGCCCATTGCAAGAAATCGAA GTATGGAACATCTGCATAAACGTACTGGACTCAAGTAGGGAGAACGGAGAGCTGTTCCTCCAGCAGATAGACTGGCAACGAGACATGGACTCGCTCGGGATGAGGTTTCAATTCACCGATCCACGATTTGTCCGGAATTGCTTCCGGGAGGAGTCGTTTCGATTTCTCGTTGTAGAAGAAG GGTCTCAGTCCCTGGTATACAACGGAGCCGACGACTGTCCTCGCAACTTACCGCACGCGTTCGAAGGTTCCGGAAGCGGATACTTCGACGAACTCCAAGAACACAGCTCTTCCACATCAACCGATCACCGCACAAGCACAACGAACGTTTTCAGCGGCATCGAGGAACTTTTTGTCCCGACTTTACCGTCGC tcgTATCTCCACCACCAGTAGTGCAGCCTACCCTGGTGCCAACCGAAGCACCCACCGCGCCTATATTTGAGTTACCGTCAGAGGTCGCGCCAGGGCAATTAGTGGAGCCCACACTGATTCCAACACCCAGACCACCTCCCGCTTTCGGCGGTAGTGAGTCAACGGAAGTTCAGCTTTCAG GGTTACCTGCCAAGCTTGTCTGGCAGTCGACCTGGGTCACTGGAGGTCAAGGTGAAGTTCACGTCGAAGATTCGCGTCCAAACGAAAACGGGGAATGGATTCTTCGGATGCAATTTCCCCCCCAGTGCCCCATAATTGGAGCCCAGTTCTGGGGTGCCTGCTCAATCGCTTCGTTAAATGACCCTCAGAACGGGGTCTTTGTGTTTGAGCAG ATTGGTTGGCaaatttatcaaagttttttcGGCTTCACGGTTTACTTTCAATCAAAGAACGGTTACACATCTCAAGAATGTTTCCTCGAAAGCGGTTTTACCTTCACTTATGAAG TTAGCGTCAAGGCTCATAACACAGATGTCAACAACTGCCCAAAAGAGTTCAGAGACATAAAACCCGAAAATTCTTCTCAACCGGACAATACGCTGGGCCGCGGTCTCATTGTTACACATGGAACATTG ATTCCTCCTGATGTTGCACTTCCACAAACCACTCAACCTCCTGTTCCTTCGG TTGAGCAACTTGAAGCTGACGTCATGTCCGACACCGAAATCGAGCTGAAATGGAACCAACCCGAACAAGGGAACGTCGAG ATTGTCTACAATCCCTCTCCAACAGAAGACACCGATTCAAATGCGCCGGATGCGATCGTAATAAAGAAGTCCGCTCTTCCGGACTACACGGACATCAAATCTGTGGAGAGGCGGTTGCAGGTGCCAAAATATTCCTCCTCCGTTCTTGTAGGAGACTTGCTGCCGGGAATGAGATACCACTTTACCGGGAAGTTGGTGAAAGATGGAAATGCTGGACCTCCTACATCGCTCTTTGTGACGACAC CGCCAAAAGATGTACAGAACTTCCGGGCGGTGTCGCTAAACGACTCCACCATAGAAATCTCATGGCTACACGGGGCAGGAGTCCACGAGACCTACAAGGTGACCTACTTTCCACAG GGAGACACCGGATATCCGAAATCTCCTTTCAACGTTCCTGGTGGATCGACCAGCGCTGTAATATCTGGTCTTAGCAAGGACACAGACTTTGTTGTTTCGGTAGTGGCAAAGAGCGGGAATTCTATGAGCGATGGGGTCTTCGAGTTCGTAAAAACAG TGGCCGACCAGTGTTCCAGCGCTACTTGTTCTTTCAACGAGATCTGCATAAACCAACCTACTGGGCCCGTGTGCGTCTGTCAGCGAGGATATGTTGGACCACCTTGCGTCG ATGTTGACGAATGTTCTGGGGTGAACACGTGTCATGCAAACGCTACgtgtcaaaatacgattggtTCATACAGTTGCTCTTGTAAGCTGGGTTTCAACGGAAACGGGGTGGCATGTTACG ATATCGATGAGTGTTCGTCCGGGAATTCCCCATGTACAGGACCGTGCACCAATACAATCGGTTCATATTTCTGTTCCTGTCCAATCGGCTTTACCGGCCTGGTTGAAGCTTGCGTGG ACATTGACGAATGTACATCCGGGATATCAACATGTCCAGTCCATACGACATGCGTCAATAACCACGGTTCTTACAGCTGCTCGTGTGGTGAAGGTTTCTCTCTGCTGGGAACAGAATGCATTG ATATTGACGAATGCGATGCGGGAATCGTCTCCTGCCCCGAGCATTCGATCTGCAGCAACACGGACGGAAGCTACTCCTGCGTCTGCACGAAAGGATTCCTCAACATCGAAGGAAATTGCGCAG ATTTGGATGAATGCTCTATTGGCAGTCACGAATGTCACGTGAATGCGACGTGTCATAATACTATTGGTGGATTTTACTGTACCTGTGAAACCGGGTTTCAGGGCAACGGACAGGCTTGTGACGTTTTAG ATGCTGACGAATGTCTCACTGGCGCCCACTCGTGTTCGGTGAACGCGCGGTGCACTAAGACACTAGGTAGCTACTCCTGCTCCTGCTTGCCAGGCTACACTGGGGATGGTAGGACGTGTCAAA GTTTGTTCGGGGGACCTGAGGTGAACGAGTGCACGCTTGGAACCCATAACTGTCATGTCCACGCTAGGTGCACTGACACTAGTGACTCTTATGACTGTACATGTCAAACAGGCTACGTTGGGGATGGATCAATTTGTGAAG ACATCGACGAATGTTCCTTCTCGCAATCAGCTAACCTCTGCCCGATTGCAaacagcaaatgttttaacttgGAAGGGTCGTTCAGATGCGAATGTGACGTTGGGTGGAGGGCCGAGGAAAACACATGCGTCGACACGGATGAATGCGCACTGGATACGCATGACTGCCACGAGAATGGAAGTTGCGTAAACACACCAG GAAGCTTTTCATGTTTCTGTAATCCCGGCTTTGAAGGCGACGGAAGACTGTGTGTTG TCGCTGAATTTGATGCTTTAGCCTCCATTCAAGCGTCTGATACTGCTTCAGTGGACGATTGCACGCTTGGAACTCACAACTGTCATGAGCACGCTAGGTGCACTGCTACGATAGGATCTTTTGACTGCACTTGTCGAACAGGTTATCTTGGCAATGGCGTTCATTGCGAAG ACATCGACGAATGTTCCTTCTCGCAATCAGCTAACCTCTGCCCGATTGCAAACAGCAAATGTGTCAACTTGGCAGGGTCGTTCAGATGCGAATGTGACGTTGGGTGGAGGGCCGAGGAAAATGCATGCGTCGACACGGATGAATGCGCACTGGATATGCATGACTGTCACGACAACGGAAGCTGCATAAACACACCAG GCAGTTTTTGGTGTGTGTGCCCGCCTGGCTACGAGGGAGATGGTAAAACTTGCACAG AAATCATTCCTGCTGCCCCAGCCGCAGTGGACGAGTGCACGCTAGGAACCCACAACTGCCACGTGCACGCTAGGTGTAGCGACACGCTAGAATCGTACGAATGCATTTGTGAGGTTGGTTATGGGGGCAACGGAACTTATTGCCAAG ACATCGACAAATGTTCCTTAGACCAGCCTTTGGTTCGCTGTCCGATTGCAAACAGCAAATGTGTCAACTTGGAAGGGTCGTTCACATGCGAATGTGACGTAGGATGGAAAGCGGACGGAAACGCATGCGTCGACACGGACGAATGCGCACTGGATACGCATGACTGCTACAACAATGAAAGCTGCGTAAACACACCAG GCAGTTTTTGGTGTGTGTGCCCGCCTGGCTACGAAGGAGATGGTAAAATTTGCACAG AAATCATTCCTGCTGCCCCAGCCGCAGTGGACGAGTGCACGCTAGGAACCCACAATTGCCACGTGCACGCTAGGTGTAGCGACACGCTAGAATCGTACGATTGCATTTGTGAGGTCGGTTATGGGGGCAACGGAACTTATTGCCAAG ACATTGACGAATGCTCCTTTGCTCAATCTTTGAACCTCTGCCCGATTGCAAACAGCAAATGCGTCAACTTGGAAGGGACGTTCAGATGCGAATGTGACGTCGGATGGAAAGCGGATGGGAACGCATGCGTCGACACGGATGAATGCGCACTGGCTACGCATGACTGCCACACAAACGCAAGTTGCACAAATTCGCCAG GATCATTCAACTGTTCCTGTCACCCTGGCTTCAAAGGCGACGGCAGAACTTGTACTGACGCATGTGCCAGTGGCCCCTGCCATGCCAATGCTAATTGCACCAACGCCACTGGTGGTCACAGCTGCGCGTGCAAACCAGGTTTCGCAGGTGATGGCGTCAACGAATGCTCTGACGTCAATGAGTGCTTGGACTTGGCCAGCAGTGGCTGCCATTCGAAAGCGATCTGTATGAATGGGAATGGTTCCTACCAGTGCATTTGCTTCCCAGGGTTCACTGGAGATGGAAGAACGTGCACCGCAATTTAA